From a region of the Phaseolus vulgaris cultivar G19833 chromosome 6, P. vulgaris v2.0, whole genome shotgun sequence genome:
- the LOC137833543 gene encoding uncharacterized protein has translation MGSSKSVGLVLLSINLLFFCMVRSQAEDKNCPDMRICYKLLVPPHLADGSCCPTMAHLSDPDAAACLCAVYKLKHGKTFLPRDDLIDIQFNNCGRKPPHYHCA, from the coding sequence ATGGGTTCCAGCAAGAGTGTTGGCCTTGTTCTGCTCTCCATCAACCTCCTTTTCTTTTGCATGGTTAGGTCACAGGCTGAGGACAAAAATTGCCCTGATATGCGTATTTGCTACAAACTTTTGGTGCCCCCTCATTTAGCAGACGGTAGTTGCTGCCCTACCATGGCTCATCTTTCAGACCCTGATGCAGCTGCCTGTCTTTGCGCCGTATACAAGCTCAAGCATGGTAAAACATTTCTCCCCCGGGACGACCTCATCGACATACAATTTAACAACTGTGGACGCAAACCCCCCCATTACCATTGCGCATAA